A genomic window from Pocillopora verrucosa isolate sample1 chromosome 7, ASM3666991v2, whole genome shotgun sequence includes:
- the LOC131778595 gene encoding E3 ubiquitin-protein ligase UBR2: protein MSEVEMRENPESDFGELGKKWINWRLRELREFRSIFSKHLSEHVYKCFELHSEPNLKAVINEEKCQRTIFAPLEYFVCGEDPKTGFQKLQSMNSPSQLCGKVFKVGEPTYSCRDCGHDSTCVLCINCFQKSIHKNHHYKMNTSGGGGFCDCGDAEAWKDGVACSIHQCMGDAEVEQNPIDKLPPDTADRGADIYNVVLNYCVDLICWDKDDELPDYLDVICNEDTFVTMLFNDEVHTYDEVIQTLQQAIPGCTQHQALAFANTVDREGRSIVRTGSYSQCEQSRKVIKQGTSGPSRKSLKCRVMHTKVIAHQMCAVHMLAWLNKITNYSDGLRRILCNSVLVRKDDCDLLSRVLLSDASLWKVARAHTHKLFMNTMLMDSLGKRAFAIHFTKHYRQIQKDFVEDDHEHAVSVTSLSVQLYTVPTIARMLILDHDVLEVILSAFMEQLKPALNSRGTFEFRKHSLNRSYFMMIDLKYILLHKPTEWTEELRGKFIKFLEKFFGLLKCMQGMDMTTRKTGRHVEIEPDWEAAFNLQMRMMPVYSLVYDWCFSDVLIFRTAILESIKTLLEARKKQEEVVMKVLHVSNLAAMKVFRYDVASSPISVHLPVSRFLAGLLLACEKFQLSFWDLFGFETQDDRLKLFLIEYPLRTLAMAAQVHAGLWRRNGYAVMHQVYNYLHVKCRADMFDKDVIMLQVVASFLDSDYLLVAMLDKFDLLEWSRFAFDESKYDQEKLTQRLTIAESFLSLLIAIVGERYIPGVGRVSAGEFMRREIVHKLCLRPMTHSELIKNLPLVDNELEDEEGVDGIIESVSIFKKPGVTGRGLYELKPDCLKEYNPFFYHYTRVEQSKAEEQQRKRGRSEKEVRGDNPPIPPEFSTPFRSVLNLLTSKILVGLINTLLLRAQCTQARAVTDLLVQQVLHLICLALHEEKRHRMNKKADEFNFISVATSQGDHPQSLLTTLEKLQNCELPEEHARQLAWILKNFYEELEARQEKPQGVGIVQRTQFERSISQEEEKAKRARLAQERRAKIMAQMSALQKSFIKENAALLASMENEDYNTAESTVAEVNEVVLHDEPVVLGVQRCQKGVRTTHYATEPCILCQEQQEVSSDGRALVIASFVQRSTVLSRSRGKMFENGDELDPLYTPGDHYWGVHVSSCGHMMHSDCWQGFYQSVVVKERRAMRMGQYFSVDVSRREYLCPLCGCISNTVLPVVPALFNGRGEGVEEVTIPEFLSGMQDLVSSNLNLLSEEDDKKKKEASERFQAVFQNLLKTGTKFSNDLKEMMRVFSQSCFTVGLGVDPNDDDKRVPLLVWEACAYTIQSGESALRVEGKPLFSGLTSRQFQCMAALTRQASVVSGIFSNKAIQRHCLRLLSVLTPDAVPGTEGPSLLELDLFSLMVKLRLVLPSMLYQESNDGGSSPILKSIVGLNSPVTMDQSVFQLTLMARIVQILLCTSPDLPGADNEGESMDQEGPLQDEAVKLAAVWGKLRHWAGSQSITPHPMPQELLRLVTTQLLPFLRCSALFFHFLTDISGPSLLKDPNRPSLTEEIECLSRYLSVPTDMTCLLQWNQDRSCISSSTIFTTIKRWCSHEHVKKTLSTAGVESLGYSIEPNHLLKIPVDYSELINQASMFTCPNSDGDDSRAPALCLICGEMLCSQSYCCQTEIEGDKVGACAAHARKCGAGVGVFLRVRECHILLMANKNKGCFYSPPYLDAYGETDQGLRRGNPLYLCPDRYRKLEKLWQTHSVAEEVAHCLESNRNLLSIDWTNL from the exons aatcCAATTGACAAGCTGCCACCAGACACAGCTGACAGAGGAGCTGATATCTACAATGTTGTGTTAAACTACTGTGTTGATCTTATCTGCTGGGACAAGGATGATGAACTTCCTGATTACCTAGATGTGAT TTGCAATGAAGACACTTTTGTTACAATGTTATTTAATGATGAAGTTCATACCTATGATGAG GTTATACAGACTCTGCAGCAAGCAATACCTGGATGTACACAACATCAGGCATTAGCTTTTGCAAATACTGTGGACAGAGAG GGAAGATCAATTGTGAGGACAGGAAGCTACAGTCAGTGTGAGCAGTCCAGAAAAGTTATAAAG CAAGGTACTTCAGGACCAAGTCGGAAATCTCTCAAGTGTCGTGTGATGCATACTAAAGTCATTGCACATCAGATGTGTGCAGTTCATATGCTGGCATGGTTGAACAAGATTACCAATTACTCGG ATGGTCTGCGGAGGATTCTCTGTAACTCTGTGCTTGTACGTAAGGATGACTGTGATCTTCTAAGCAGAGTATTATTGTCTGACGCCTCCTTGTGGAAAG ttgCTAGGGCTCATACCCACAAGCTTTTTATGAACAC AATGTTGATGGATTCCTTGGGAAAGAGAGCATTTGCCATTCATTTCACCAAG CATTACAGACAGATCCAAAAAGACTTCGTTGAGGATGATCACGAACATGCTGTTTCA GTCACATCTTTATCAGTTCAACTTTACACCGTTCCAACAATA GCCAGGATGCTGATTTTAGACCATGACGTGTTGGAAGTGATTCTTTCTGCATTCATGGAGCAGTTGAAGCCGGCTTTGAACA gTCGTGGAACCTTTGAGTTTCGAAAGCACTCCCTCAACAGGTCCTATTTTATGATGATAGACCTCAA GTATATTCTGCTACACAAACCCACGGAGTGGACCGAGGAGCTTAGAGGAAAGTTcattaaatttttagaaaaattctttGGACTGCTTAAGTGTATGCAG GGCATGGATATGACGACCCGTAAAACAGGTCGGCACGTGGAGATAGAGCCTGACTGGGAGGCAGCGTTCAACTTACAAATGCGAATGATGCCTGTCTACTCGCTGGTTTATGATTGGTGCTTCAGTGAT GTGCTAATCTTTCGCACAGCCATCCTTGAATCCATCAAAACACTTCTTGAGGCGAGAAAAAAGCAAGAGGAAGTGGTCATGAAAGTTTTGCATG tgTCTAATCTTGCGGCGATGAAAGTATTTCGGTATGATGTAGCATCTTCGCCCATTTCTGTTCACTTGCCTGTCTCAAGATTTTTAGCAG GTCTTCTACTTGCCTGTGAAAAATTTCAGCTGTCATTTTGGGACCTTTTTGGATTCGAAACTCAG GACGACAGGCTAAAGTTGTTTCTAATAGAGTACCCTCTTCGCACTCTCGCTATGGCGGCACAAGTCCATGCTGGACTCTGGCGAAGAAACGGTTACGCTGTGATGCACCAG GTATATAACTATCTGCATGTAAAATGCCGTGCAGATATGTTCGATAAGGATGTGATCATGCTTCAG GTTGTGGCTTCGTTTTTGGACAGCGATTATTTGTTAGTTGCTATGTTGGACAAGTTTGATCTCTTGGAGTGGTCAAG GTTCGCCTTTGATGAAAGCAAATATGACCAG GAGAAGCTGACTCAAAGGTTGACGATTGCAGAATCATTCTTGTCCTTGCTGATAGCCATCGTGG GTGAGCGCTACATACCTGGTGTAGGCCGTGTGTCAGCGGGCGAGTTCATGAGACGCGAGATCGTACACAAACTGTGCTTACGTCCTATGACGCACAGCGAGCTCATAAAAAATCTTCCTCTCGTCGACAATGAACTGGAGGATGAAGAAGGCGTGGACGGAATCATCGAATCTGTGTCAATATTTAA AAAACCTGGAGTTACAGGGCGAGGACTCTATGAACTGAAACCAGATTGTCTTAAGGAGTACAATCCATTCTTCTATCACTACACACGGGTAGAGCAGTCCAAG GCTGAAGAACAGCAGCGTAAAAGAGGGAGAAGTGAAAAAGAAGTTAGAG GAGATAACCCACCCATCCCTCCTGAGTTTTCCACACCCTTTAGAAGTGTGTTGAACTTGCTAACCAGTAAGATACTTGTGGGACTCATTAATACGCTTCTCCTGCGAGCGCAGTGTACTCAAGCCAGAGCTGTTACGGATTTGCTTGTACAGCAG GTTCTTCATCTAATTTGTCTTGCTCTCCACGAAGAAAAAAGGCATCGGATGAATAAAAAAGCAGACGAATTCAACTTCATCTCCGTTGCAACTTCCCAAGGAG ATCATCCGCAAAGTCTTCTAACAACACTGGAGAAATTGCAGAACTGTGAACTGCCTGAGGAACATGCTAGGCAGTTGGCGTGGATCTTAAAG AATTTCTACGAGGAGCTTGAGGCACGTCAAGAAAAGCCGCAGGGGGTGGGTATAGTGCAGCGCACCCAATTTGAGAGGAGTATTTCACAAGAAGAAGAGAAGGCAAAGAGAGCTCGGCTTGCTCAGGAGAGGAGAGCCAAAATCATGGCGCAGATGTCTGCTTTGCAGAAAtcttttatcaaagaaaatgcCGCTTTATTGGCATCAATGGAAAATGAGGA TTACAACACAGCGGAGTCTACAGTCGCAGAAGTTAACGAAGTCGTTTTACATGATGAGCCTGTAGTACTAGGAGTTCAGCGCTGTCAGAAAGGAGTGCGAACTACACACTATGCAACCGAGCCTTGTATTTTGTGCCAAGAACAGCAAGAG GTTAGTAGTGACGGACGAGCCTTAGTTATAGCCTCTTTTGTCCAGCGGTCGACCGTGTTATCGCGATCCCGCGGCAAAATGTTCGAGAATGGTGACGAGCTAGACCCCCTTTACACCCCGGGGGACCACTACTGGGGAGTCCATGTCAGCAGCTGCGGTCACATGATGCATAGCGACTGTTGGCAAGGATTCTACCAATCCGTTGTGGTCAAGGAGAGAAGAGCCATGCGTATGGGACAATATTTCAGTGTGGATGTCTCAAGAAGAGAGTATCTGTGTCCATTGTGCGGCTGTATCAGCAACACAGTTCTACCCGTGGTGCCTGCACTGTTCAATGGTCGGGGAGAGGG AGTTGAGGAGGTAACAATCCCAGAATTTTTAAGTGGTATGCAAGATTTGGTCTCGTCGAATCTCAATTTATTATCAGAAGAAGAcgacaagaaaaagaaggaag CATCAGAAAGATTCCAAGCAGTATTTCAAAATCTTCTCAAAACTGG AACGAAGTTTTCCAATGATTTGAAAGAAATGATGCGGGTTTTCTCTCAGTCTTGTTTCACG GTTGGATTAGGAGTTGATCCTAATGATGACGACAAACGTGTTCCCCTGCTGGTCTGGGAAGCATGTGCGTACACCATACAAAGTGGAG AGAGTGCTCTAAGAGTAGaaggcaagcctcttttctcTGGCCTTACATCTCGCCAG TTTCAGTGTATGGCAGCGTTAACTCGCCAAGCTTCAGTTGTGTCAggaatattttcaaacaaggccATTCAAAGGCACTGTCTGCGGCTATTATCTG TTCTAACACCAGACGCGGTACCTGGCACTGAAGGCCCGTCTCTCCTGGAGTTGGACCTTTTTAGTTTAATG GTAAAGCTCCGCCTGGTTCTACCGAGTATGTTGTATCAGGAGTCTAATGATGGTGGTTCGTCACCCATCTTGAAGAGCATTGTGGGCCTGAATTCTCCTGTGACAATGGATCAGTCTGTTTTTCAGCTCACTCTGATGGCGCGTATTGTTCAAATATTGCTCTGTACATCACCTGATCTTCCAG GTGCTGACAACGAGGGGGAATCAATGGACCAGGAAGGGCCACTTCAGGACGAGGCTGTAAAGTTAGCTGCCGTGTGGGGTAAACTGAGGCACTGGGCAGG ttCCCAGTCCATTACTCCTCATCCCATGCCACAGGAGCTTCTTAGACTCGTGACGACACAGTTGTTACCATTCCTTCGCTGTTCGGCTCTGTTCTTTCATTTCCTGACTGATATTTCAGGACCGTCTTTATTGAAAG ATCCCAACCGACCCTCGTTGACCGAGGAGATAGAGTGCTTGAGCCGATACCTTTCAGTGCCTACAGACATGACGTGCTTACTGCAGTGGAATCAAGACAGGTCTTGTATTAGTTCGTCAACCATCTTCACCACCATCAAAAG GTGGTGTAGCCACGAGCATGTTAAGAAAACCTTGTCTACCGCGGGAGTTGAATCGCTTGG ATATTCAATTGAACCCAATCATTTGCTGAAGATTCCTGTGGACTACAGTGAGTTAATCAACCAAGCTTCAATGTTCAC CTGCCCTAATTCTGACGGAGATGATAGTCGTGCGCCAGCCTTATGTTTGATCTGCGGCGAAATGCTTTGCTCTCAAAGCTACTGCTGCCAAACGGAAATCGAGGGGGACAAAGTCGGAGCATGCGCTGCGCACGCCCGGAAATGTGGTGCAGGAGTCGGTGTGTTTTTACGTGTGCGTGAATGTCATATCTTGTTGATGGCCAATAAGAACAAAGGGTGTTTCTACTCGCCTCCTTATTTGGATGCATACGGCGAGACCGACCAAGGGCTCAG GAGGGGTAACCCACTGTATCTTTGCCCTGATCGATATCGGAAACTGGAGAAACTATGGCAAACTCACTCAGTAGCTGAGGAAGTCGCGCACTGCCTGGAATCTAATAGGAACTTGTTATCAATCGACTGGACAAATCTGTGA
- the LOC131778609 gene encoding transmembrane protein 198-like: MNLDEGLNFTKAATQKILNKLIYSKHPATVTVIEISAVIGIVVWAAGYRLIRPCMFLAGFVLGFLIFYVFSPLIFKTQLCCGPNGKEIAHVLFSALVGVFGGFLGCRLYRLGVFTIGECLGLLVGLTILSTPLYKYFHSNIAYAALMATVSLMFGSLAHFYEKPVVVIATACAGSFAVFYGADYFLRTSFSVTIEAFLLRIRDVLWDGLKSELSNWTYRAKVPDYLAVRFTNNAIPVFVCWGVSTAVGCAIQYKVTANNLNSTSNLLQFCNCCDRPKPDR; encoded by the exons ATGAACTTGGACGAGGGTCTCAATTTTACCAAAGCAGCTACGCAGAAAATACTTAACAAGTTGATTTATAGCAA GCATCCAGCCACCGTGACTGTAATCGAGATATCAGCAGTGATTGGTATAGTGGTGTGGGCTGCTGGCTATCGGCTAATTAGG ccATGCATGTTCCTCGCTGGATTTGTTCTAGGATTCCTCATTTTCTACGTATTCAGCCCACTAATCTTTAAGACACAACTGTGCTGTGGTCCTAACGGGAAGGAAATAG CCCACGTTTTGTTCAGTGCATTGGTCGGTGTGTTTGGTGGATTTTTAGGATGTCGATTATACAGACTTGGTGTGTTCACAATTGGAGAGTGTCTAGGACTG CTGGTTGGCCTTACAATTCTTAGCACTCCGCTGTACAAGTACTTTCACAG TAACATTGCCTACGCCGCTTTGATGGCAACAGTTTCACTCATGTTCGGATCGCTGGCTCACTTCTATGAGAAACCGGTCGTAGTCATAGCAACAGCTTGCGCTGGATCATTTGCTGTGTTCTATG GAGCTGACTATTTTCTTAGGACAAGTTTTTCCGTCACAATTGAGGCCTTTTTGTTAAGAATCCGGGACGTTCTTTGGGACGGGCTGAAATCAGAGCTCTCAAATTGGACCTACAGGGCTAAAGTTCCCGACTATCTGGCAGTCCGTTTTACAAACAACG ccaTCCCAGTGTTTGTGTGTTGGGGCGTAAGTACAGCTGTCGGATGTGCTATTCAGTACAAAGTAACAGCTAACAATTTAAACAGTACCTCTAATCTTCTACAATTCTGCAACTGCTGCGACAGACCCAAGCCCGATAGATGA
- the LOC131778599 gene encoding uncharacterized protein: protein MNSSQNGLLRWISTNKSYIGYNHPVGVLVLSVLGLVVWILGYRLIKPIVIVAAFAFAGVGFYSISPDVFSTEFCCDGSHNREVRISISIICGLLAGALACYVYKIGVFCMGCIVGWAISIAVVTFWFSKHLTSDLGFYGVYGAAGLVVGILAVWLEKLFVICATSLMGSLMFLLGLDHYCRTAFTVVIEQILFKTKDAFSQAANHPAHVTLEFHEAHKEFTQKALAMFLGWLLMSAVGAILQFMYTAQEIDTELFMKSCSCGCNTDSAVPDDKGVRYVVLPPPKLRAFLLHQNDTRPLMKDSWDDITHVELNNRGSGASRQWLR, encoded by the exons ATGAACAGCTCGCAGAATGGACTTCTTCGATGGATTTCAACAAACAAGTCTTACATCGG GTACAACCATCCAGTTGGTGTTTTAGTGTTGTCTGTACTTGGACTGGTTGTCTGGATTCTTGGTTATAGGCTCATAAAG CCCATTGTTATTGTGGCTGCATTTGCGTTTGCTGGTGTTGGATTTTACTCCATAAGTCCTGATGTGTTTAGTACAGAATTTTGTTGTGATGGAAGCCATAACAGAGAAG TTCGCATCTCCATCAGCATTATCTGTGGGCTTCTAGCTGGAGCACTAGCCTGTTATGTTTACAAGATTGGTGTATTCTGTATGGGTTGCATTGTTGGATGG GCAATTTCTATAGCAGTGGTCACTTTCTGGTTTTCCAAACACTTGACAAG tGACTTGGGTTTCTATGGTGTTTATGGTGCTGCTGGTCTGGTAGTCGGAATCCTTGCTGTCTGGCTTGAGAAACTGTTTGTCATTTGTGCAACATCTCTCATGGGATCTCTCATGTTTCTTCTTG GTTTGGATCATTATTGTAGAACAGCATTCACTGTTGTAATTGAACAAATCCTGTTCAAGACAAAGGATGCCTTCAGCCAAGCAGCAAACCATCCTGCTCATGTGACACTGGAATTCCATGAAGCCCACAAGGAATTCACCCAGAAAG CTTTAGCGATGTTTCTTGGCTGGCTGTTGATGTCAGCGGTTGGCGCTATTTTGCAGTTCATGTACACTGCACAAGAAATCGATACAGAATTGTTCATGAAAAGCTGTAGCTGTGGCTGTAATACTGATAGTGCCGTGCCTGATGATAAAGGTGTCCGCTACGTGGTCCTTCCTCCACCCAAATTGAGAGCATTTCTCCTCCATCAAAATGACACTAGACCTTTGATGAAAGACTCGTGGGATGACATTACTCATGTTGAGTTGAATAACAGAGGATCGGGAGCAAGTCGACAATGGTTGCGTTAG